In one window of Deltaproteobacteria bacterium DNA:
- a CDS encoding molybdopterin-dependent oxidoreductase, translated as MRNLIFPVIFLLFVEALVSCSQLPKKPAVENLVVTGEVKDTLTLSPEDIRDLPSFEIRAVTLVKEKSDPKTPDERIATVDLKGVLLRDILFKAGLKHTRKWEPAVVIRVKGKAGDEAVFSFGEIFYSSIGRSVLLSYEKDGKALGSSAGCGTLVIATDLRAGRTVNAVAEIVVERKDVEMLAYKDKKDGLMRPAEPFFTINDHASGKALKVQPTDLEKLRRVPIEQSLHVGDCEGFHGLFAFEGVLLRDVVSLIGVAASPADYKRYVLVKSRDGFCASFSMGELYNSRLGDNVIVAMKKLGRPLDPDEGFAMTAVREDSTGGRSVKRIYEIDVF; from the coding sequence GTGAGAAACCTTATTTTCCCGGTCATTTTCCTGCTTTTTGTAGAGGCTTTAGTCTCCTGCTCACAACTGCCCAAAAAACCTGCGGTGGAAAATCTGGTGGTTACTGGGGAGGTCAAGGATACCCTTACTCTTTCACCTGAAGACATCAGGGACTTGCCTTCATTTGAAATAAGGGCCGTGACCCTGGTGAAGGAAAAATCCGACCCGAAAACGCCGGACGAACGAATCGCCACCGTGGATTTGAAAGGCGTTCTTCTGCGGGACATCCTATTCAAGGCGGGCTTGAAGCACACCCGCAAATGGGAGCCCGCAGTGGTCATAAGGGTGAAGGGAAAGGCCGGGGATGAGGCGGTGTTCTCCTTTGGCGAGATTTTCTATTCCAGCATCGGAAGAAGCGTTCTTCTTTCCTATGAAAAGGACGGCAAGGCCCTGGGGTCTTCTGCGGGCTGCGGGACCCTGGTCATTGCAACCGATCTTAGGGCCGGGCGCACCGTAAACGCGGTGGCGGAAATCGTGGTGGAGCGCAAAGACGTCGAGATGCTCGCTTACAAAGACAAGAAAGATGGCTTGATGCGCCCGGCTGAGCCTTTTTTCACCATAAACGACCATGCAAGCGGAAAAGCCTTGAAGGTTCAGCCCACAGACCTTGAAAAACTGCGCCGGGTGCCCATCGAGCAAAGCCTTCACGTTGGCGACTGCGAGGGATTCCACGGCCTGTTCGCCTTCGAGGGCGTGCTTTTGCGGGACGTGGTGAGCCTTATCGGCGTTGCGGCAAGCCCCGCCGACTACAAAAGGTACGTTCTCGTCAAGAGCCGGGACGGTTTCTGCGCGTCCTTTTCAATGGGAGAGCTTTACAACTCGCGCCTTGGCGACAACGTGATCGTCGCGATGAAAAAGCTGGGCCGACCGCTTGACCCGGACGAGGGCTTCGCCATGACCGCTGTCAGGGAGGACAGCACCGGGGGCCGCTCGGTGAAACGGATTTATGAAATTGATGTATTCTGA
- a CDS encoding YkgJ family cysteine cluster protein: MNSPTFDKLRTIYALFDSETGSLPLVCQKGCALCCTDHLSLTTLEARYLAEYLAGNEEARQRIRSARISWRPAYTVNGLVLDTLCRRPSPPEDEDSPVGACPLLSDDLCLAYPARPLACRVMFSRTSCSDSREGAEISPLDMSLNQVFMQAVEHLDSSGRSGNLVGMMALVEGKSGGEELLHNRPMPGFLIPPEHQDELRNVVRALKDILEER; encoded by the coding sequence TTGAACAGCCCGACTTTCGATAAACTGAGGACAATATACGCCCTTTTCGATTCCGAGACCGGAAGCCTTCCCCTTGTCTGCCAAAAGGGCTGCGCCCTGTGCTGCACGGATCACCTGAGCCTCACCACCCTTGAGGCCCGGTACCTTGCCGAATACCTGGCCGGAAACGAGGAGGCCCGACAGCGCATAAGAAGCGCCCGGATTTCCTGGCGGCCCGCATACACCGTAAACGGGCTCGTTCTGGACACCCTTTGCAGGCGGCCCTCCCCCCCTGAGGACGAGGACTCGCCGGTGGGGGCCTGCCCGCTTCTGTCGGACGACCTATGCCTGGCCTACCCCGCCCGGCCCCTGGCCTGCCGGGTGATGTTCTCCCGCACGTCGTGCAGCGACAGCCGGGAGGGGGCCGAGATAAGCCCGCTCGACATGTCCCTGAACCAGGTTTTCATGCAGGCCGTTGAGCATCTGGATTCTTCCGGAAGATCGGGAAACCTCGTGGGGATGATGGCTCTCGTGGAGGGCAAAAGCGGCGGGGAAGAACTTCTTCACAACAGGCCCATGCCGGGCTTCCTTATCCCGCCCGAACACCAGGATGAGTTGAGAAATGTGGTCAGGGCCTTAAAGGACATTCTGGAGGAAAGATAA